The following are encoded together in the Paludisphaera mucosa genome:
- a CDS encoding S9 family peptidase, whose translation MHRAAPFFVAVLALGTFATAQEPTIPVPETIRAEGVPAIPRSIASALNRYQNIRTATFQGWDEDKPRAVYITTRFADTMQVHHVAAPGAARRQLTFLPERVLGASPRPRRDQFLFTMDEGGAENYQLFLQDRAGGEPVRLSDGKSRHASPKWSPSGELLAWSSNARNGKDMDLYVASPADPAFRRLLKEVSGQWTVADWSPDGKRVAVEEAVSINESYVHLVDVATGAVETITPRPAADAPKVAVGGPRWSKDGKAIFYTSDKGNESRRLARYDLETGAETWLTQGVPWDVEEFDLSDDGMRVVAVTNEDGQSVPHVYQTATGAEIGNPSPPVGRLSGVEFRPDAHEIGFTLDSAQASSDVFSIDLAQRPGNGAVGPLERWTESETGGLDVSTFVSPELIHYRSFDGKTIPAFVYRPAAKSAGPRPVLIQIHGGPEAQFRPGFMGRLNYLINELGIVLIEPNVRGSDGYGKSYLKLDDGFLREDPVKDVGSLLDWVASQPDLDKSRVAVAGGSYGGFMSLAVQTTYNDRIKCGIDVVGISNFVTFLQNTQGYRRDLRRAEYGDERDPKMREFLERVSPLKNADKIKTPILVVQGANDPRVPLSESEQLVAAVKKNGVPVWYVVGKNEGHGFAKKSNQDYQQAVEVLFLKSFLLGEPGAGK comes from the coding sequence ATGCATCGAGCCGCGCCGTTCTTCGTCGCCGTCCTCGCGCTCGGGACCTTCGCCACGGCCCAGGAGCCGACCATCCCCGTGCCGGAGACGATCCGGGCGGAGGGCGTGCCGGCGATCCCCAGGTCGATCGCCTCGGCGTTGAATCGCTACCAGAACATCCGCACGGCGACGTTCCAGGGCTGGGACGAGGACAAGCCGCGGGCCGTCTACATCACGACCCGATTCGCCGATACGATGCAGGTCCACCACGTCGCCGCCCCCGGCGCGGCGCGGCGGCAGTTGACGTTCCTGCCCGAACGCGTCCTGGGGGCGTCGCCGCGGCCGAGGCGCGACCAGTTCCTGTTCACGATGGACGAGGGGGGGGCCGAGAACTACCAGCTCTTCCTCCAGGACCGCGCCGGCGGCGAGCCCGTGCGGCTGAGCGACGGCAAGAGCCGGCACGCTTCGCCGAAGTGGTCCCCCTCGGGCGAGTTGCTGGCGTGGAGCAGCAACGCCCGCAACGGCAAGGACATGGACCTGTACGTCGCCTCGCCCGCCGACCCCGCCTTCCGCCGGCTCCTCAAGGAGGTCTCCGGCCAGTGGACCGTCGCCGACTGGTCGCCCGACGGTAAGCGAGTGGCCGTCGAGGAGGCCGTCTCGATCAACGAGTCGTACGTGCACCTGGTCGACGTCGCCACCGGCGCGGTCGAGACGATCACGCCGAGGCCCGCAGCCGACGCCCCGAAGGTCGCGGTCGGAGGGCCGAGGTGGTCGAAGGACGGCAAGGCGATCTTCTACACGTCCGACAAGGGGAACGAGTCCCGCCGCCTCGCCCGCTACGACCTGGAGACGGGGGCCGAGACGTGGCTCACCCAGGGAGTCCCCTGGGACGTCGAGGAATTCGACCTGTCCGACGACGGAATGCGCGTCGTCGCCGTCACGAACGAGGACGGCCAGAGCGTCCCGCACGTCTACCAGACGGCGACCGGGGCCGAAATCGGAAATCCCTCTCCCCCGGTCGGTCGGCTCTCCGGCGTGGAGTTCCGCCCCGACGCGCACGAGATCGGATTCACGCTCGATTCGGCCCAGGCGTCGTCGGACGTCTTCTCGATCGACCTGGCCCAAAGGCCCGGAAACGGCGCGGTCGGCCCCCTCGAACGCTGGACCGAGAGCGAGACCGGCGGCCTCGACGTCTCGACGTTCGTCTCGCCCGAGCTGATCCACTACAGGTCCTTCGACGGCAAGACGATCCCGGCCTTCGTGTACCGCCCCGCCGCGAAGTCGGCCGGCCCGCGGCCGGTGCTGATCCAGATCCACGGCGGCCCCGAGGCCCAGTTCCGACCCGGCTTCATGGGCCGGCTGAACTACCTGATCAACGAGCTGGGAATCGTCCTCATCGAGCCCAACGTGCGGGGCTCGGACGGCTACGGCAAGTCGTACCTGAAGCTCGACGACGGCTTCCTGCGCGAGGACCCGGTCAAGGACGTCGGCTCGCTGCTCGACTGGGTCGCCTCGCAGCCCGACCTCGACAAGTCGCGGGTGGCCGTCGCCGGCGGCTCGTACGGCGGGTTCATGTCGCTGGCGGTGCAGACGACGTACAACGACCGGATCAAGTGCGGGATCGACGTCGTCGGCATCTCGAACTTCGTGACCTTCCTGCAGAACACCCAGGGCTACCGCCGCGACCTCCGCCGCGCCGAGTACGGCGACGAGCGCGACCCCAAGATGCGCGAGTTCCTGGAGCGGGTCTCGCCGCTGAAGAACGCCGACAAGATCAAGACCCCGATCCTGGTCGTCCAGGGGGCCAACGACCCGCGCGTCCCGCTCTCCGAGTCCGAGCAGCTCGTGGCCGCGGTGAAGAAGAATGGCGTCCCGGTCTGGTACGTGGTCGGCAAGAACGAGGGCCACGGCTTCGCCAAGAAGTCGAATCAGGACTACCAGCAGGCCGTCGAGGTCCTCTTCCTGAAGAGCTTCCTCCTCGGCGAGCCCGGGGCCGGGAAGTGA
- a CDS encoding PSD1 and planctomycete cytochrome C domain-containing protein, whose protein sequence is MRIKFATAAMLLGASAATAGDAPASSKAEAVLANACVRCHGADSKKGGLDLSRRDATLKGGETGPAVEPGKPDESLLIEKVAGGEMPPKTPLKPDEVEALRAWVAAGATYGREPITPPRAGADWWSLRPITSPTPPPLDAGAAGQVRTPVDAFILAKLEEAGLTPAPEADRAALMRRVSLDLVGLPPTPEEVAAFVADADPLAYEKLVDRLLASPHYGERWGRHWLDVVRFGESEGYETNMPRANAWPYRDYVIRSFNRDTPFPRFVAEQLAADALPPSEGDDWLVQAATGFLVGGTHDIVGNATIEGMKQQRVDDLDDVITATGTAFLGLTVNCARCHDHKFDPILQKDYYGMQAVFAGVNHASRQVEAADVANRRARAALVREEVAKIDLELDQLEPLARLDADAPTRPMVDPRRNVERFAPVKARMVRMTILATGDPNQPCLDELEVYSAGPSPRNVALATAGGTASASSEYPGAAIHKIAHLNDGLHGNGRSWISQSPGRGVATVAWPEAVAIDRVVWGRDREGAYKDRLPIHYLIEAAEAPDSWRVVASSIDRAAFQPGAAEPPAPALPAEAAARRDALVKRRAELAAELAGLGDKISVYAGMFSQPGPTHLLRRGDPMQPTAEVPPSAIAAVKPGWAWDASPGAPEAERRLALARWIGDPANPLPARVMVNRLWHYHFGRGLVATPSDFGFNGAAPSHPELLDWLAARYIAEGWRLKPIHRLMVLSAAYRRSSRIDPKAREVDAQNRLLWRVTPRRLEAEAVRDAVLAASGQLDLIMGGPGYNIWEKNSNYVAIYRPRAELGPDAFRRMIYQFKPRSQQDPTFGSFDCPDAALVAPRRNTSTTALQALDLLNSRFVVQQSEAFARRIAAEAGPDPEKQVERGFALALARPPSAAERAAGSALIRSHGGPAFCRALYNANEFVYAP, encoded by the coding sequence ATGCGAATCAAGTTCGCGACGGCGGCGATGCTGCTCGGGGCGTCGGCCGCGACGGCCGGGGACGCGCCGGCCTCTTCGAAGGCGGAAGCCGTCCTGGCGAACGCGTGCGTCCGGTGTCACGGGGCCGACTCGAAGAAGGGGGGGCTCGACCTCAGCCGCCGGGACGCGACGCTGAAGGGGGGCGAGACCGGGCCGGCGGTCGAGCCGGGCAAGCCCGACGAGAGCCTCTTGATCGAGAAGGTCGCCGGCGGCGAGATGCCGCCCAAGACGCCGCTCAAGCCCGACGAGGTCGAGGCCCTCCGCGCCTGGGTCGCGGCCGGCGCGACGTACGGGCGCGAGCCGATCACGCCGCCTCGCGCGGGGGCCGACTGGTGGTCGCTCCGGCCGATCACGTCGCCCACGCCGCCGCCGCTCGACGCCGGGGCCGCGGGCCAGGTCCGCACCCCGGTCGACGCCTTCATCCTGGCGAAGCTCGAGGAGGCCGGGCTGACCCCCGCCCCCGAGGCCGATCGCGCGGCGTTGATGCGTCGGGTCTCCCTGGACCTGGTCGGCCTGCCGCCGACTCCGGAGGAGGTCGCCGCGTTCGTCGCCGACGCCGACCCGCTCGCTTATGAGAAGCTCGTCGACCGGCTCCTGGCCAGCCCGCACTACGGCGAGCGCTGGGGGCGGCATTGGCTCGACGTCGTCCGGTTCGGCGAGAGCGAGGGCTACGAGACGAACATGCCCCGGGCCAACGCCTGGCCCTATCGCGACTACGTGATCCGCTCGTTCAACCGCGACACGCCCTTCCCCCGGTTCGTCGCCGAGCAGCTCGCGGCCGACGCCCTGCCGCCTTCCGAGGGCGACGACTGGCTCGTCCAGGCGGCGACGGGCTTCCTCGTCGGCGGCACCCACGACATCGTCGGCAACGCGACGATCGAGGGCATGAAGCAGCAGCGCGTCGACGACCTCGACGACGTGATCACGGCGACCGGCACGGCGTTCCTCGGCCTGACCGTCAACTGCGCCCGCTGCCACGACCACAAGTTCGACCCGATCCTGCAGAAGGATTACTACGGGATGCAGGCGGTCTTCGCGGGCGTGAACCACGCGTCGCGGCAAGTCGAGGCGGCCGACGTCGCCAACCGTCGGGCGCGGGCGGCCCTCGTCCGCGAGGAGGTGGCGAAGATCGACCTGGAGCTGGACCAGCTCGAACCCCTCGCCCGGCTCGACGCCGACGCGCCGACGCGCCCCATGGTCGACCCCCGGCGCAACGTCGAGCGGTTCGCCCCGGTGAAGGCCCGGATGGTCCGCATGACGATCCTGGCGACGGGCGACCCGAACCAGCCCTGCCTCGACGAGCTGGAGGTCTACTCGGCCGGGCCCTCGCCCCGCAACGTGGCGCTCGCGACGGCCGGCGGGACGGCCTCGGCGTCGTCCGAATACCCCGGCGCGGCGATCCACAAGATCGCGCACCTCAACGACGGCCTCCACGGCAACGGCCGGAGCTGGATCTCGCAGTCGCCGGGCCGGGGCGTCGCGACCGTGGCCTGGCCCGAGGCCGTCGCGATCGACCGCGTCGTCTGGGGCCGCGACCGCGAGGGGGCCTACAAGGACCGGCTGCCCATCCACTACCTGATCGAGGCCGCCGAGGCCCCCGACTCCTGGCGCGTGGTCGCCTCGTCGATCGACCGCGCCGCGTTCCAGCCCGGCGCCGCCGAGCCGCCGGCCCCGGCGCTCCCCGCCGAGGCCGCCGCCCGCCGCGACGCCCTGGTCAAGCGGCGGGCCGAGCTGGCCGCCGAGCTGGCGGGCCTGGGCGACAAGATCTCGGTCTACGCGGGCATGTTCAGCCAGCCCGGCCCGACTCACCTCCTGCGCCGGGGCGACCCGATGCAACCGACGGCCGAGGTCCCGCCGTCGGCGATCGCCGCCGTGAAGCCGGGTTGGGCCTGGGACGCCTCCCCAGGCGCGCCCGAGGCCGAGCGCCGGCTGGCCCTGGCCCGCTGGATCGGCGACCCGGCCAACCCCCTCCCCGCGCGGGTGATGGTCAACCGGCTCTGGCACTACCATTTCGGCCGCGGCCTCGTCGCCACGCCCAGCGACTTCGGCTTCAACGGGGCCGCGCCCTCGCACCCCGAGCTGCTCGACTGGCTCGCCGCGCGGTACATCGCCGAGGGCTGGCGGCTCAAGCCGATCCACCGGCTGATGGTCCTGTCGGCCGCCTACCGCCGGTCGAGCCGGATCGACCCGAAGGCCCGCGAGGTCGACGCCCAGAACCGCCTGCTCTGGCGCGTGACCCCGCGCCGGCTGGAGGCCGAGGCCGTCCGCGACGCCGTGCTCGCCGCCAGCGGCCAGCTCGACCTCATCATGGGAGGGCCGGGCTACAACATCTGGGAGAAGAACTCGAACTACGTGGCGATCTACAGGCCCCGGGCCGAGCTGGGGCCGGACGCCTTCCGGCGGATGATCTACCAATTCAAGCCCCGGAGCCAGCAGGACCCGACGTTCGGCTCGTTCGACTGCCCCGACGCCGCGCTCGTCGCCCCCCGCCGGAACACCTCGACCACGGCCCTGCAGGCGCTCGACCTGCTCAACAGCCGCTTCGTCGTCCAGCAGTCCGAGGCGTTCGCCCGCCGGATCGCCGCCGAGGCCGGCCCCGACCCCGAGAAGCAGGTCGAACGCGGCTTCGCCCTCGCCCTGGCCCGGCCCCCCTCCGCGGCCGAACGCGCCGCCGGCTCGGCCCTGATCCGCTCGCACGGCGGACCGGCCTTCTGCCGGGCGCTTTATAATGCGAACGAATTCGTTTATGCTCCCTGA
- a CDS encoding sugar phosphate isomerase/epimerase family protein, translated as MGDRLSRRTLLGGAAAGALTFCLCGSATAREKAGWKVAIGLNGFQSGSRKYQKNYPIWEVLDFASREKFDGVELVADWPSGEYPASNEAARVRALRRLYDQYGLSIFSIQLGAPGAFDASAEVRRAWLDQFRDRARLARALGCSCVGLWPYGDLKGQSVDQGLAHLAASFREAGAIAADHGLLACFELEPPFPFNTEDHFQRILHGANHPALKGIYDPSHFDLISGATGRPEAMLERVGPANIGYLQFCDGDSTLRDGGTSKHLGCGDGHYDSARSLKILKDGGFRGWIMIDAWEVPDPYDASLKGKRAADRAWREG; from the coding sequence ATGGGCGATCGACTATCCCGTCGTACTCTGCTCGGCGGCGCGGCGGCCGGGGCCCTGACGTTCTGTCTGTGCGGTTCGGCGACGGCCCGCGAAAAGGCCGGATGGAAGGTCGCGATCGGGCTGAACGGCTTCCAGTCGGGGTCGCGGAAGTACCAGAAGAACTACCCGATCTGGGAGGTGCTCGACTTCGCCTCGCGCGAGAAGTTCGACGGGGTCGAGCTGGTGGCCGACTGGCCGTCGGGCGAGTACCCGGCGTCGAATGAGGCGGCGCGGGTGCGGGCGCTGCGGCGGCTCTACGACCAGTACGGGCTGAGCATCTTCAGCATCCAGCTCGGCGCGCCGGGGGCGTTCGACGCCTCGGCCGAGGTCCGTCGGGCGTGGCTCGATCAGTTCCGCGACCGGGCGAGGCTGGCTCGGGCGCTCGGCTGCTCGTGCGTAGGGCTCTGGCCCTACGGCGACCTGAAGGGGCAGTCGGTCGACCAGGGCCTCGCCCATCTCGCGGCGAGCTTCCGCGAGGCCGGCGCGATCGCCGCCGATCACGGCCTGCTCGCCTGCTTCGAGCTGGAGCCGCCGTTCCCATTCAATACCGAGGACCACTTCCAGCGGATCCTCCACGGCGCGAACCACCCGGCCCTCAAGGGGATTTACGACCCCAGCCATTTCGACCTGATCAGCGGCGCGACCGGCCGGCCCGAGGCCATGCTGGAGCGCGTGGGCCCGGCCAACATCGGCTACCTCCAGTTCTGCGACGGCGACTCCACCCTCCGCGACGGGGGCACGTCGAAGCACCTCGGCTGCGGCGACGGCCACTACGACAGCGCGCGGAGCCTCAAGATCCTCAAGGACGGCGGCTTCCGGGGCTGGATCATGATCGACGCCTGGGAGGTCCCCGATCCCTACGACGCCTCGCTCAAGGGCAAGCGGGCCGCGGACCGCGCCTGGCGCGAGGGCTGA
- a CDS encoding DUF1501 domain-containing protein has product MNRRDFLWQSGGGLGGLALASLLGTDGLLAADATGGGLRLRPDGGLHHAPKAKRVVQLFMAGGASHVDLFDHKPELFKRHGQPSSFGEKVETFQDGLGPWLRPLWDFKPYGRTGKMLSEVVAPLGAVVDEIAFIHNMVGKTGVHSQGTLLQTTGFNRPGFPSMGSWVSYGLGRLSDDLPSFVVLPDPRGLASNGSKNWDAAFLPSRCQGTVVDPSAKRPIADLFPDERVAFAGRAGDEAGVALLNRLNRAHASARPGDDRLEGRIHSYELAARMQLAAPEALDVSKESPEVLKLYGLDHIPSSFPAEINAEEETIVFGRRCLVARRLLERGVRFVQIWSGNDNGFPRRNWDSHEDVGRDHGPLALGMARGAAALIQDLKRTGLLDDTIVLWTTEFGRMPSSQGGKGRDHNPHCFTTWMVGGGVKPGVSYGPSDETGFKPADREHPTEVYDLHATILHLLGVDHTRLTVRNNGVDRRLTDVHGHVLRDLLA; this is encoded by the coding sequence ATGAACCGTCGCGATTTCCTGTGGCAGAGCGGGGGAGGGCTCGGCGGCCTCGCGCTGGCGAGCCTGCTGGGGACCGACGGCCTGCTGGCGGCCGACGCGACGGGGGGCGGGCTGCGGCTCCGGCCCGACGGCGGGCTGCACCACGCCCCAAAGGCGAAGCGGGTCGTGCAGTTGTTCATGGCCGGCGGTGCGAGCCACGTCGACCTGTTCGACCACAAGCCCGAACTGTTCAAGCGGCACGGCCAGCCGTCGAGCTTCGGCGAGAAGGTCGAGACGTTCCAGGACGGCCTCGGCCCCTGGCTGCGGCCGCTCTGGGACTTCAAGCCCTACGGCCGGACGGGCAAGATGCTCAGCGAGGTCGTCGCTCCCCTGGGGGCGGTGGTCGACGAGATCGCGTTCATCCACAACATGGTCGGCAAGACGGGCGTCCACAGCCAGGGGACGCTCCTGCAGACCACCGGCTTCAACCGGCCCGGGTTCCCGTCGATGGGGAGCTGGGTCTCGTACGGCCTGGGCCGGCTGAGCGACGACCTCCCGTCGTTCGTCGTGCTGCCCGACCCTCGCGGGCTGGCCTCGAACGGCTCGAAGAACTGGGACGCGGCGTTCCTCCCCTCGCGCTGCCAGGGGACGGTCGTCGACCCCTCGGCGAAGCGGCCGATCGCCGACCTGTTCCCCGACGAGCGCGTCGCCTTCGCCGGCCGCGCGGGCGACGAGGCGGGCGTCGCCCTGCTGAACCGACTCAACCGCGCCCACGCCTCGGCGCGGCCCGGCGACGACCGCCTGGAAGGCCGGATCCACTCCTACGAGCTGGCCGCCCGCATGCAGCTCGCCGCGCCCGAGGCGCTGGACGTCTCGAAGGAGTCGCCCGAGGTCCTGAAGCTCTACGGGCTCGATCACATCCCCTCGTCGTTCCCGGCCGAGATCAACGCCGAGGAGGAGACGATCGTCTTCGGCCGCCGCTGCCTGGTGGCACGGCGGCTGCTGGAGCGGGGCGTCCGCTTCGTACAGATCTGGAGCGGCAACGACAACGGCTTCCCGCGCCGCAACTGGGACTCTCACGAGGACGTCGGCCGCGACCACGGGCCCCTTGCGCTGGGGATGGCCCGAGGCGCGGCTGCGCTGATCCAGGACCTCAAGCGGACGGGCCTGCTCGACGATACGATCGTCCTCTGGACCACTGAGTTCGGCCGGATGCCGTCGAGCCAGGGGGGCAAGGGCCGCGACCACAACCCCCACTGCTTCACGACCTGGATGGTCGGCGGCGGCGTCAAGCCCGGCGTGTCGTACGGGCCCAGCGACGAGACCGGCTTCAAGCCGGCCGACCGCGAGCATCCGACCGAGGTCTACGACCTGCACGCCACGATCCTGCACCTGCTGGGCGTCGACCACACCCGGCTGACCGTCCGCAACAACGGCGTCGACCGACGCCTGACCGACGTCCACGGCCACGTCCTCCGCGACCTCCTGGCCTGA
- a CDS encoding DUF1553 domain-containing protein, with protein sequence MARLAFVLAVGISALAPVVGADDVEIPAPLGRRIDFEADVRPLLTARCTACHGPETQKAGLRLDRKTSAMRGGDEGAAITPGDGPASLLVQLVAGLDEDRVMPPKGGRLSAEQVAILRTWVDQGAAWPEGGDDPRSWWSLRPLARPAVPAPAAFADAPPARGPIDAFLRAKLVEKGLKPSAEADRRTLARRLFFDLTGLPPSPEEVAAFVADPDPLAYEKLVDRLLASPHYGERWARHWLDVAHYGDSHGYDKDKPRPNAWPYRDYVVRALNADKPYDRFVSEQVAGDALFADDPEAVAALGFLAAGPWDFVGHAEVPETKSDGKVARHLDRDDMVQTVVNTFLGLTVGCAQCHNHKFDPIAQEDYYRLQSVFAAVDRADRPWYDSPDAARKSRDLVARREQAERDRRRLREAVAAQGGPALADLDRRIAGADASGGERPEYGYHSGLADQDDVAKWVQVDLGRSVDVARVTLWPCRDAFNDIGDGFGFPARYKVEASDDPTFQSGVSVVADRTAADEPRPGVSPRSFAASVRGRYVRVTATRLAERLNDYNFALAELEVFDHDGANVAAGAKVSALDSIEAPPRWRADNLVDGVAPGREPADVEKLKAEREALLAGAVDPAVRTDLATAEETFRRVEAERAAQPRPRMVYAATIHDGGGGPFRGTGPDGGRPRPIFVLNRGNVDKPGKEVGPGALNVFRELPGDLLVSPDRPEAERRAALAKWLIDDCNPLTWRVIVNRVWQYHFGRGLVATSSDFGKMGQAPTHPELLDWLAVEFRDGGRSLKSLHRLIVTSAAYRQASAGDAAAEAIDSEDAYLWRAPRRKLEAEAVRDSALAVAGLLDPTMYGPAFQDFVMQRPEHSPHYEYDLMRPDDPSIRRRAVYRFLARSKPEPFMTVLDCADPSMQVEKRGESVSPLQALALYNNGLMLTAAKALAARVEPAGDRRAQVARAFTLAFAREPSAEELDGLDALAAEHGVASACRVILNMNEFVFVD encoded by the coding sequence ATGGCTCGACTCGCGTTCGTCCTGGCGGTGGGAATCTCGGCCCTCGCGCCCGTCGTCGGCGCCGACGACGTCGAAATCCCGGCCCCCCTGGGCCGGCGGATCGACTTCGAGGCCGACGTCCGCCCGCTCCTGACCGCTCGCTGCACGGCCTGCCACGGGCCCGAGACCCAGAAGGCGGGGCTGCGGCTCGACCGCAAGACGTCGGCGATGCGGGGAGGCGACGAGGGCGCGGCGATCACGCCGGGCGACGGGCCCGCCAGCTTGCTCGTCCAGCTCGTCGCCGGGCTCGACGAGGACCGCGTCATGCCCCCCAAGGGGGGCCGGCTGTCGGCCGAGCAGGTGGCGATCCTGCGGACCTGGGTCGACCAGGGCGCGGCCTGGCCCGAGGGGGGCGACGACCCCCGCTCGTGGTGGTCGCTGAGGCCCCTCGCCCGTCCCGCCGTCCCCGCGCCCGCGGCGTTCGCCGACGCCCCCCCGGCGCGAGGCCCGATCGACGCCTTCCTCCGCGCCAAGCTCGTGGAGAAGGGCTTGAAGCCTTCGGCCGAGGCCGATCGCCGCACCCTGGCGCGGCGTCTGTTCTTCGACCTGACCGGCCTGCCGCCGTCGCCCGAGGAGGTCGCCGCGTTCGTCGCCGACCCCGACCCGCTCGCCTACGAGAAGCTCGTCGACCGGCTGCTGGCCAGCCCGCACTACGGCGAGCGCTGGGCGCGGCACTGGCTGGACGTCGCCCACTACGGCGACTCGCACGGCTACGACAAGGACAAGCCCCGGCCCAACGCCTGGCCCTACCGCGATTACGTCGTCCGGGCCCTCAACGCCGACAAGCCGTACGACCGGTTCGTCTCCGAGCAGGTGGCGGGCGACGCGCTCTTCGCCGACGACCCCGAGGCCGTCGCGGCGCTCGGGTTCCTGGCCGCCGGGCCCTGGGACTTCGTCGGCCACGCCGAGGTGCCCGAGACCAAGTCCGACGGCAAGGTCGCCCGCCACCTCGACCGCGACGACATGGTGCAGACCGTGGTGAACACGTTCCTCGGCCTGACCGTCGGCTGCGCCCAGTGCCACAACCACAAGTTCGACCCGATCGCCCAGGAAGACTACTACCGCCTCCAGTCCGTCTTCGCCGCCGTCGACCGGGCCGACCGGCCCTGGTACGACAGCCCCGACGCCGCCCGCAAGTCGCGCGACCTGGTCGCCCGCCGCGAGCAGGCCGAGCGCGACCGCCGCCGGCTCCGCGAGGCCGTCGCCGCCCAGGGGGGCCCGGCGCTCGCCGACCTCGACCGCCGCATCGCCGGGGCCGACGCTTCGGGGGGGGAGCGGCCCGAGTACGGCTACCACAGCGGCCTGGCCGATCAGGACGACGTCGCCAAATGGGTGCAGGTCGATTTGGGACGTTCGGTCGACGTCGCGCGGGTGACGCTCTGGCCCTGCCGCGACGCCTTCAACGACATCGGCGACGGCTTCGGCTTCCCCGCCCGCTACAAGGTCGAGGCCTCCGACGACCCGACGTTCCAGTCGGGCGTGTCGGTCGTCGCCGATCGGACCGCCGCCGACGAGCCCCGGCCGGGCGTGTCTCCCCGCAGCTTTGCGGCGAGCGTCCGCGGCCGCTATGTCCGCGTCACCGCGACGCGGCTGGCCGAGCGCCTGAACGACTACAACTTCGCCCTCGCCGAGCTGGAGGTCTTCGACCACGACGGCGCGAACGTCGCCGCGGGGGCCAAGGTGTCGGCGCTCGACTCGATCGAGGCCCCGCCGCGCTGGCGGGCCGACAACCTCGTCGACGGCGTCGCCCCGGGTCGCGAGCCGGCGGACGTCGAGAAACTCAAGGCCGAGCGCGAGGCCCTGCTGGCCGGGGCCGTCGACCCGGCCGTCCGCACCGACCTGGCGACGGCCGAGGAGACGTTCCGCCGCGTCGAGGCCGAGCGAGCCGCGCAGCCGCGTCCCCGGATGGTCTACGCGGCCACGATCCACGACGGCGGCGGCGGGCCCTTCCGCGGCACCGGGCCCGACGGAGGCCGGCCCCGTCCGATCTTCGTCCTCAACCGCGGCAACGTCGACAAGCCCGGGAAGGAAGTCGGCCCCGGCGCCCTGAACGTCTTCCGCGAGTTGCCCGGCGACCTGCTCGTCTCGCCCGACCGCCCCGAGGCCGAGCGTCGCGCCGCGCTGGCGAAGTGGCTGATCGACGACTGCAACCCGCTGACCTGGCGGGTGATCGTCAACCGCGTCTGGCAGTACCATTTCGGCCGGGGGCTCGTCGCCACGTCGAGCGACTTCGGCAAGATGGGCCAGGCCCCGACGCATCCCGAGCTGCTCGACTGGCTGGCCGTCGAGTTCCGCGACGGCGGCCGGTCGCTCAAAAGCCTGCACCGTCTGATCGTCACGAGCGCCGCGTACCGCCAGGCTTCGGCCGGCGACGCCGCGGCCGAGGCGATCGACTCGGAGGACGCCTACCTCTGGCGGGCCCCGCGCCGCAAGCTCGAGGCCGAGGCAGTGCGCGACTCGGCCCTGGCGGTCGCCGGCCTGCTCGACCCGACGATGTACGGCCCGGCCTTCCAGGACTTCGTGATGCAGCGCCCCGAGCACTCGCCGCACTACGAGTACGACCTGATGCGGCCCGACGACCCGAGCATCCGCCGCCGCGCCGTCTATCGGTTCCTGGCCCGGTCGAAGCCCGAGCCGTTCATGACGGTCCTCGACTGCGCCGACCCGTCGATGCAGGTCGAGAAGCGGGGCGAATCCGTCTCGCCGCTCCAGGCTTTGGCCCTCTACAACAACGGCCTGATGCTGACCGCCGCGAAGGCCCTCGCCGCCCGCGTCGAGCCCGCCGGCGACCGCCGCGCGCAGGTGGCCCGGGCGTTCACGCTGGCCTTCGCCCGCGAGCCCTCGGCCGAGGAGCTGGACGGCCTCGACGCCCTGGCGGCCGAGCACGGCGTCGCCAGCGCCTGCCGGGTGATCCTGAACATGAACGAGTTTGTCTTCGTCGATTGA